One Natrinema marinum genomic window carries:
- a CDS encoding pyrroloquinoline quinone-dependent dehydrogenase, which yields MALRNDRAVQAARDIELKEIEDGYTLVGGPEDSVTEQHDIGRIQNDDVTQEMLSNSGDDPEAWLMYGGNYEQHRATTADVITPENVGDLELEYELSVGTGSSMEGTPIVVPGDPPIMYQTNGPNHIKAIDPRAGEVLWSYTYAPPIGVELCCDDNNRGAAVYGDKVYMTTLDSGVVALDRYSGEEVWYTSTADHEEGYSATWAPVIRDGTIYTGSAGGEYGVVGFMAAVDAESGEIQWQSETLPEDEWIGASREHGCGTTWMTPTIDEERDVLYTAVANPGPDFDGTVRPGPNFPTCGTIAMDLENGEMQWGYQGSPHDVWDYDAIAPRVLLRDVTGADGQRDIVVGSDKAGWVFLLDADSGRLRERSQEICQHINMWRMIPHISEDERVPFVPGAPGGNDWQPPSYNPATELVYVIHQNFPQDLYWRYEEFSEGDPYWGGGLDDPASEMPDEWNGNMTAFAAVDPATGERVWRDWIESEERRYMWGGSLSTATGLVFNGTQNGNLIAYDGETGERLWQYGFDVPISASPMSWYDPGTERQYVAVQVGGSGWLRQGPRGDTLAVFSMSG from the coding sequence ATGGCACTACGCAACGACAGGGCGGTACAGGCCGCACGCGACATCGAACTGAAAGAGATCGAGGACGGCTATACGCTGGTCGGCGGCCCCGAAGACTCGGTGACCGAACAGCACGACATCGGTCGCATTCAGAACGACGACGTCACGCAGGAGATGCTGAGCAACTCGGGGGACGACCCAGAGGCGTGGCTCATGTACGGCGGGAACTACGAACAGCACCGGGCCACCACCGCCGACGTCATCACGCCCGAGAACGTCGGCGACCTCGAGCTCGAGTACGAGCTGTCGGTCGGGACCGGCTCGAGCATGGAGGGAACGCCCATCGTGGTACCGGGCGACCCGCCGATCATGTACCAGACGAACGGGCCGAACCACATCAAGGCGATCGACCCCCGCGCGGGCGAGGTCCTCTGGAGCTACACCTACGCGCCGCCGATCGGGGTCGAACTCTGCTGTGACGATAACAACCGCGGGGCCGCCGTCTACGGCGACAAGGTGTACATGACGACGCTCGACTCGGGCGTCGTCGCGCTGGACCGCTACTCCGGCGAGGAGGTCTGGTACACGTCCACCGCCGACCACGAGGAGGGCTACTCCGCGACGTGGGCGCCGGTGATCCGCGACGGGACGATCTACACGGGCAGCGCCGGCGGCGAGTACGGCGTCGTCGGATTCATGGCCGCCGTAGACGCCGAAAGCGGCGAGATCCAGTGGCAGAGCGAGACGCTCCCCGAGGACGAGTGGATCGGCGCGAGCCGAGAACACGGCTGTGGCACGACCTGGATGACGCCGACGATCGACGAGGAGCGAGACGTGCTCTACACGGCGGTCGCGAACCCCGGGCCGGACTTCGACGGGACGGTCCGACCGGGACCGAACTTCCCCACCTGCGGGACGATCGCGATGGATCTCGAGAACGGTGAGATGCAGTGGGGGTACCAGGGCAGCCCCCACGACGTCTGGGACTACGACGCCATCGCACCGCGGGTGTTACTCCGCGACGTGACCGGCGCGGACGGCCAGCGCGACATCGTCGTCGGCTCCGACAAGGCCGGCTGGGTGTTCCTGCTCGACGCCGACTCGGGACGGCTCCGCGAGCGCAGCCAGGAGATCTGCCAGCACATCAACATGTGGCGGATGATCCCTCACATCAGCGAGGACGAGCGGGTCCCGTTCGTTCCCGGCGCGCCCGGGGGCAACGACTGGCAGCCGCCGTCGTACAACCCGGCGACGGAGTTGGTGTACGTCATCCACCAGAACTTCCCGCAGGACCTCTACTGGCGGTACGAGGAGTTCTCCGAGGGCGATCCGTACTGGGGCGGCGGGCTGGACGATCCGGCCTCCGAGATGCCCGACGAGTGGAACGGGAACATGACCGCGTTCGCAGCGGTCGATCCCGCGACGGGCGAGCGCGTCTGGCGCGACTGGATCGAGAGCGAGGAGCGACGGTACATGTGGGGCGGCTCGCTGTCGACGGCGACGGGACTCGTGTTCAACGGGACCCAGAACGGGAACCTCATCGCGTACGACGGCGAGACCGGCGAACGGCTCTGGCAGTACGGCTTCGACGTGCCGATCAGCGCCTCGCCGATGAGCTGGTACGACCCCGGCACGGAGAGACAGTACGTCGCCGTCCAGGTCGGCGGCAGCGGCTGGCTCCGCCAGGGACCGCGCGGCGACACGCTCGCCGTGTTCTCGATGAGCGGCTAA